A segment of the Bacteroidia bacterium genome:
CTATGCGAAAAGCCGTGCAAATGATAAACAAACAATACCTCACAGAAGCATCAGGAAATATTACTCTTGAAAATGCTCGCCAAAAAGCTGAAACAGGAGTGGATTTTATTTCTATGGGTATGCTTACTCATTCTGTAAAAAGCTTGGATATTAGCTTAAAAGCAGTCTAAAACCTACTATTGCTATAGTATTTTTTCTAACACATCAAGTACATGATTTAATTCCTCATCTGTAATGGTGAGCGGAGGTGCTAAACGAATTTTATGGTCGGCATATAAAAACCAGTCTATCAATAGTCCTTGTTGCATGGCTTTTTGTACAACTTTTTGAACATCCGTAAAGTCTGCTAACTCCAAAGCCCATAATAGTCCTATTCCACTGTAACCTCGTATATTTTTGAACTTTTTAAGTCTCTGCTCTATGTGTTTTGCTTTATGTCGTACAGAGTCCAAAAAGTCTTTTTCTGTGATTACTTGTAAGGTAGCTAAGCTTGCTGCGCAGGATACAGGATGCCCGCCAAAGGTTGTAATATGTCCTAAAATAGGTGCATAAGACAAAGTTTGCATAATACTTTTAGGTGCTATAAAAGCGCCGATAGGCATACCTCCGCCCATACCTTTGGCAGTAAGCAAAATATCAGGTACTATTCCTATTTGTTCAAAATAGAATAATGTACCTGTGCGCCCAAATCCTGTCTGAATTTCATCAAAAATCAGCAAAGCTCCAACTTCATCGCACTTCTTACGAAGATTCTCTAAGTAATCTATATGGGCTATTTTTACTCCTGCTTCTGCTTGTATAGGTTCTATAAGTACTGCTGCGGTATTTTCATCTATGCTATTTAAGCAACATTGGCTATTAAGTAATGCAAATTCCACGTAAGGTAATAGAGGTTCATATCTATACTTAAAACTGTAAGAACCGTTGACACTCATTGCACCTAATGTACTACCATGATAACTCTGATGAAAAGCAATAATCTTTTTTCTATTTGTATAGCGTTTAGCCAACTTGATAGCCCCTTCTACGGCTTCACTTCCTGAATTCACAAAATACACACTATTGAGTGATTTAGGAAGATAGCTGCACAAAGTTGTAGCTAATTCTACTTG
Coding sequences within it:
- a CDS encoding aspartate aminotransferase family protein; amino-acid sequence: MPSIRELFYQHVAQTSPYPLALEVEKAEGIYIYDNQGKKYIDCISGISVSNIGHRHPRVIHAIETQCKKYLHTMVYGEHIQSPQVELATTLCSYLPKSLNSVYFVNSGSEAVEGAIKLAKRYTNRKKIIAFHQSYHGSTLGAMSVNGSYSFKYRYEPLLPYVEFALLNSQCCLNSIDENTAAVLIEPIQAEAGVKIAHIDYLENLRKKCDEVGALLIFDEIQTGFGRTGTLFYFEQIGIVPDILLTAKGMGGGMPIGAFIAPKSIMQTLSYAPILGHITTFGGHPVSCAASLATLQVITEKDFLDSVRHKAKHIEQRLKKFKNIRGYSGIGLLWALELADFTDVQKVVQKAMQQGLLIDWFLYADHKIRLAPPLTITDEELNHVLDVLEKIL